From Canis lupus familiaris isolate Mischka breed German Shepherd chromosome 16, alternate assembly UU_Cfam_GSD_1.0, whole genome shotgun sequence, one genomic window encodes:
- the ING2 gene encoding inhibitor of growth protein 2 yields MLGQQQQQLYSSAALLTGERSRLLTCYVQDYLECVESLPHDMQRNVSVLRELDNKYQETLKEIDDVYEKYKKEDDSNQKKRLQQHLQRALINSQELGDEKIQIVTQMLELVENRARQMELHSQCFQDPAEGERASDKGKMDSSQPERSSRRPRRQRTSESRDLCHMTNGIEDCDDQPPKEKKSKSAKKKKRSKAKQEREASPVEFAIDPNEPTYCLCNQVSYGEMIGCDNEQCPIEWFHFSCVSLTYKPKGKWYCPKCRGDNEKTMDKSTDKAKKDRRSR; encoded by the exons aTGTtagggcagcagcagcagcaactcTACTCGTCGGCCGCGCTCCTGACCGGGGAGCGGAGCCGGCTGCTCACCTGCTACGTGCAGGACTACCTCGAGTGCGTGGAGTCGCTGCCCCACGACATGCAGAGGAACGTGTCTGTGCTCCGAGAGCTGGACAACAAATATCAAG aaacattAAAGGAAATTGATGATGTctatgaaaaatataagaaagaagatGATTCAAACCAGAAAAAACGCCTACAGCAGCATCTCCAGAGAGCATTAATCAATAGTCAAGAATTGGGAGATGAAAAAATTCAGATTGTCACGCAGATGCTCGAATTGGTGGAAAATCGGGCAAGGCAAATGGAGTTGCATTCACAGTGTTTTCAAGATCCTGCTGAAGGTGAACGGGCCTCAGATAAGGGAAAGATGGATTCCAGCCAACCAGAAAGATCTTCGAGAAGACCCCGCAGACAGCGAACCAGTGAAAGCCGTGATTTATGTCACATGACGAATGGGATTGAAGACTGTGATGATCAGCCAcctaaggaaaagaaatccaagtCAGCCAAGAAAAAGAAACGCTCCAAGGCCAAGCAGGAAAGGGAAGCATCACCTGTTGAGTTTGCAATAGATCCCAATGAACCTACATACTGTTTGTGTAACCAAGTGTCTTATGGGGAAATGATCGGATGTGACAATGAACAGTGTCCAATTGAATGGTTTCACTTTTCGTGTGTTTCGCTTACCTATAAACCAAAGGGGAAGTGGTATTGCCCAAAGTGCAGGGGAGATAATGAGAAAACAATGGACAAAAGTACTGACAAGGCAAAAAAGGATAGAAGATCGAGGTAG